In a genomic window of Streptomyces sp. NBC_01231:
- a CDS encoding NADP-dependent oxidoreductase has translation MPKAYVFTRYGGPEVEAFAEVDRPVPGPGQIVVAVRAAGVNPVDWKQRTGYRRPGESGERVFPVVFGNEVAGVVEATGDGVAGFAVGDEVFGNTVAGGYAEYALLPVAVAAHKPAELSFARAATLPVAAATAYDGVRQLALPAGSTLLVTGAGGGVGAAVVQIARAVGLSVVGVASEGKKDFVEALGAVHVPSGPGWAERVRAAAPDGVDAVYDLVGGEVLADAARLLTDPARLITAGAPAEEAERYGGARVARERTAAVLDAVAHLVVNGELEPHITRTFPLDRAGEALRTVEDGHARGKVVIEVAR, from the coding sequence GTGCCCAAGGCGTACGTCTTCACGCGGTACGGCGGCCCGGAGGTCGAGGCCTTCGCCGAGGTGGACCGGCCTGTCCCCGGTCCCGGCCAGATCGTGGTCGCGGTGCGTGCCGCGGGAGTGAACCCGGTCGACTGGAAGCAGCGCACCGGCTACCGCCGCCCCGGTGAGAGCGGCGAGCGGGTGTTCCCGGTCGTGTTCGGCAACGAGGTCGCCGGGGTCGTCGAGGCGACCGGCGACGGCGTCGCCGGGTTCGCGGTCGGCGACGAGGTCTTCGGCAACACGGTGGCCGGGGGGTACGCCGAGTACGCCCTGCTGCCCGTGGCGGTGGCCGCCCACAAGCCGGCCGAGCTGTCCTTCGCCCGAGCGGCGACCCTGCCCGTCGCCGCCGCGACGGCCTACGACGGCGTCCGCCAGCTCGCCCTGCCCGCCGGGTCGACCCTGCTGGTCACCGGAGCGGGCGGCGGTGTCGGCGCGGCGGTCGTCCAGATCGCCCGGGCGGTCGGACTGAGCGTCGTCGGCGTCGCGAGCGAGGGCAAGAAGGACTTCGTCGAGGCGCTCGGAGCCGTGCACGTGCCGTCCGGTCCGGGCTGGGCCGAACGGGTGCGGGCGGCGGCGCCCGACGGTGTCGACGCGGTGTACGACCTCGTGGGCGGCGAGGTGCTGGCCGACGCGGCCCGGCTGCTCACCGACCCGGCCCGGCTGATCACCGCCGGAGCCCCGGCCGAGGAGGCGGAGCGGTACGGCGGCGCCCGCGTGGCCCGGGAACGCACCGCGGCAGTCCTGGATGCGGTGGCCCACCTTGTGGTGAACGGCGAGCTCGAACCGCACATCACCCGGACGTTCCCCCTGGACCGGGCCGGCGAGGCGCTGCGCACGGTCGAGGACGGCCACGCCCGCGGCAAGGTCGTGATCGAGGTCGCCCGATGA
- a CDS encoding GNAT family N-acetyltransferase, whose product MTTDSTPHVLDNPARAALTGPHAHFAEQRGRVLRYPVDVTPWLALPDEPDSDDWADAATLAGPGNDVPLLGFQGQVPDGWEVTFQIEGVQFVDDGLAAAPDPEAVRLGPADVPEMLDLVARTQPGPFLPRTIELGPYLGIRRNGALVAMAGERLHPPGWTEISAVCTDPAARGEGFATRLIRAVAHGIRERGETPFLHTGAGNTHAIRLYESLGFRLRRTTAFGAARAPQRLPEGRTAVPVA is encoded by the coding sequence ATGACCACGGACAGCACCCCGCACGTCCTCGACAACCCCGCCCGCGCCGCGCTGACCGGCCCGCACGCCCACTTCGCCGAGCAGCGGGGCCGTGTGCTGCGCTATCCGGTCGACGTCACGCCGTGGCTGGCCCTTCCCGACGAGCCGGACAGCGACGACTGGGCGGACGCCGCGACGCTCGCGGGACCCGGCAACGACGTCCCACTGCTCGGATTCCAGGGGCAGGTCCCGGACGGCTGGGAGGTCACGTTCCAGATCGAGGGCGTGCAGTTCGTGGACGACGGACTGGCCGCGGCCCCGGACCCGGAGGCGGTCCGGCTCGGACCGGCCGACGTGCCCGAGATGCTCGACCTGGTCGCCCGCACGCAGCCCGGCCCGTTCCTGCCGCGTACCATAGAACTCGGCCCCTACCTGGGCATACGGCGAAACGGCGCCCTCGTCGCCATGGCGGGGGAACGGCTGCATCCTCCGGGCTGGACCGAGATCAGCGCGGTCTGCACCGACCCCGCGGCCCGCGGCGAGGGTTTCGCGACCCGGCTGATCCGCGCCGTCGCCCACGGCATCCGGGAGCGCGGCGAGACCCCGTTCCTGCACACCGGCGCCGGCAACACCCACGCCATCCGGCTCTACGAGTCCCTGGGCTTCCGGCTGCGCCGCACCACGGCGTTCGGGGCGGCCAGGGCGCCACAACGGCTGCCGGAGGGACGTACGGCGGTGCCGGTGGCGTAG
- a CDS encoding MarR family winged helix-turn-helix transcriptional regulator, which produces MTAFARRARASAGRMHPQLSLVSYTLLGHLEESGGCRATDLAAHYALDKSTVSRQVTALERAGLVERRRDPEDHRVQVLYLTEAGRSILAQVTVSRRAAVQERLTDWTQEDLDRFAACLVRYNAWSSTGAEGD; this is translated from the coding sequence ATGACCGCGTTCGCCCGCCGGGCCCGGGCATCCGCCGGGCGCATGCATCCCCAGCTGTCGCTGGTGTCGTACACCCTGCTCGGGCACCTGGAGGAGAGCGGCGGCTGCCGTGCCACCGACCTGGCCGCGCACTACGCCCTGGACAAGTCCACCGTCAGCCGCCAGGTGACCGCTCTGGAGCGCGCCGGGCTGGTCGAGCGGCGCCGGGACCCGGAGGACCACCGGGTGCAGGTCCTGTATCTGACGGAGGCGGGCCGGAGCATCCTCGCCCAGGTCACCGTGAGCCGACGGGCCGCTGTCCAGGAGCGGCTCACGGACTGGACACAGGAGGATCTGGATCGGTTCGCCGCCTGCCTCGTCCGCTACAACGCGTGGTCGAGCACTGGGGCCGAGGGCGACTGA
- a CDS encoding putative protein N(5)-glutamine methyltransferase yields the protein MPPLSSLTPSFSSPSSRASVVAALRGAGCVFAEDEAELILAAARTPDELADLVDRRVTGLPLELVLGWAEFRGLRVAVEPGVFVPRRRTEFLVERALAHVPDASVVVDLCCGSGAVGAALAAALGPVELHAADIEPAAVRCARRNLREAGGHVHAGDLFEALPVDLRGRVDILAANVPYVPTDEVGLLPAEAREHEPLLALDGGTDGLDVLRRVVTQAPGWLAPGGCLLIETSERQAPAAVEAFIHGGLRARLAVSGEWFAHVVIGTMS from the coding sequence ATGCCTCCACTCTCTTCGCTCACCCCGTCCTTCTCCTCACCGTCGTCCCGTGCCTCCGTCGTCGCCGCACTGCGGGGCGCAGGTTGTGTCTTCGCCGAGGACGAGGCGGAGTTGATCCTGGCCGCCGCCCGCACCCCGGACGAGCTGGCCGACCTGGTGGACCGCCGGGTGACCGGTCTGCCTCTCGAACTCGTCCTGGGATGGGCCGAGTTCCGCGGACTGCGCGTCGCGGTGGAACCCGGCGTCTTCGTGCCCCGTCGCCGTACCGAGTTCCTCGTCGAGCGGGCCCTCGCCCACGTCCCGGACGCGTCCGTCGTCGTGGACCTGTGCTGTGGTTCGGGCGCGGTCGGTGCCGCGTTGGCCGCCGCGCTCGGCCCCGTCGAACTGCACGCGGCCGACATCGAACCGGCGGCGGTGCGTTGTGCCCGCCGCAATCTCCGTGAAGCCGGGGGCCACGTCCACGCCGGCGACCTGTTCGAGGCGCTGCCCGTCGACCTGCGCGGCCGGGTCGACATCCTCGCGGCCAACGTGCCGTACGTCCCCACCGACGAGGTCGGGCTGCTGCCCGCCGAGGCACGCGAACACGAGCCGCTGCTCGCCCTCGACGGCGGCACGGACGGTCTGGACGTCCTGCGCCGGGTCGTCACGCAGGCACCGGGGTGGCTCGCGCCGGGCGGCTGCCTCCTGATCGAGACGAGCGAACGCCAGGCCCCGGCCGCCGTCGAGGCGTTCATACACGGCGGCCTCAGAGCCCGGCTGGCCGTGTCGGGGGAGTGGTTCGCCCACGTCGTGATCGGAACCATGTCCTGA
- a CDS encoding NADPH-dependent 2,4-dienoyl-CoA reductase, translated as MTRYPHLLTPLDLGFTTLPNRVLMGSMHVGLEEAEGGFERMAAFYAARARGGVGLIVTGGIAPNEEGRPYEGGAKLTSDAEAEQHAVITDAVHREGGRIAMQILHFGRYAYHQDLVAPSPLQAPISPFPPRELTDADVERTIDDYARAARLARQAGYDGVEIMGSEGYLINEFIAAQTNQRTDRWGGSYENRMRFPVEIVRRVREAVGEDFIIVYRLSMLDLVPGGSTFDEVITLAKAVEAAGATIINTGIGWHEARIPTIATSVPRGAYAWVTKKVMGAVSIPLVTTNRINTPEVAEELLADGCADMVSMARPMLADPDFVAKAAAGRPEAINTCIGCNQACLDHTFNLQITSCLVNPRACHETELVLSPTRLRKRVAVVGAGPAGLACAVSAAERGHEVTLYDAAGEIGGQLNVARRVPGKQEFDETIRYFRTQLQEHGVDVRLNTRVTADQVAEYDEVVVATGVTPRTPDIPGVDHPSVVGYLDVLRDRVPVGARVAVLGAGGIGFDVAEYLTDGGDKASENPRTYFRQWGVDMDYREAGGLTAPERPAPPRTVHLLQRKTAKVGAGLGKTTGWIHRTELKHRGVTMVPGVRYDRIDDAGLHVTVGDTSTVLEVDTVVLCTGQEPRRDLYDALVAEGRDVHLIGGADVAAELDAKRAIKQGTELAATL; from the coding sequence ATGACCCGATACCCGCACCTGCTGACCCCGCTCGACCTGGGCTTCACCACGCTGCCCAACCGCGTCCTCATGGGCTCGATGCACGTCGGCCTGGAGGAGGCCGAGGGGGGCTTCGAGCGCATGGCGGCGTTCTACGCGGCCCGGGCACGCGGGGGAGTGGGCCTGATCGTCACCGGCGGCATCGCGCCCAACGAGGAAGGGCGGCCGTACGAGGGCGGCGCCAAGCTCACCTCCGACGCGGAGGCCGAGCAGCACGCCGTGATCACGGACGCCGTGCACCGCGAGGGCGGCAGGATCGCGATGCAGATCCTGCACTTCGGCCGGTACGCCTACCACCAGGACCTCGTCGCCCCGAGCCCGCTCCAGGCCCCGATCAGCCCCTTCCCGCCCCGCGAGCTCACCGACGCCGACGTCGAGCGGACCATCGACGACTACGCCCGCGCCGCCCGTCTCGCCCGGCAGGCCGGTTACGACGGCGTCGAGATCATGGGCTCCGAGGGCTACCTGATCAACGAGTTCATCGCCGCGCAGACCAACCAGCGCACCGACCGATGGGGCGGCTCCTACGAGAACCGCATGCGCTTCCCCGTCGAGATCGTCCGCCGGGTGCGCGAGGCGGTCGGCGAGGACTTCATCATCGTCTACCGGCTGTCGATGCTCGACCTCGTTCCCGGCGGATCGACCTTCGACGAGGTCATCACCCTCGCCAAGGCCGTCGAGGCGGCCGGCGCGACCATCATCAACACCGGCATCGGCTGGCACGAGGCCCGTATCCCCACCATCGCGACCTCGGTGCCGCGCGGCGCCTACGCCTGGGTGACCAAGAAGGTCATGGGCGCCGTCTCGATCCCGCTCGTGACGACCAACCGCATCAACACCCCCGAAGTCGCCGAGGAGTTGCTGGCCGACGGCTGTGCGGACATGGTGTCCATGGCCCGCCCGATGCTCGCCGACCCCGACTTCGTCGCCAAAGCCGCGGCCGGCCGGCCCGAGGCCATCAACACCTGCATCGGCTGCAACCAGGCCTGCCTCGACCACACCTTCAACCTCCAGATCACCTCCTGCCTGGTCAACCCGCGCGCCTGTCACGAGACCGAGCTCGTCCTGTCACCGACCAGGCTGCGCAAGCGCGTCGCCGTGGTCGGGGCCGGTCCCGCCGGACTCGCCTGCGCGGTCAGCGCGGCGGAGCGCGGGCACGAGGTCACCCTCTACGACGCCGCGGGCGAGATCGGCGGTCAGCTCAACGTGGCCCGCAGGGTCCCCGGCAAGCAGGAGTTCGACGAGACGATCCGCTACTTCCGCACACAGCTCCAAGAACACGGCGTGGACGTGCGGTTGAACACTCGCGTCACCGCCGACCAGGTCGCCGAGTACGACGAGGTCGTCGTCGCCACCGGCGTCACCCCGCGCACCCCCGACATCCCCGGCGTCGACCACCCCAGCGTCGTCGGCTACCTCGACGTGCTGCGCGACCGTGTGCCCGTCGGCGCCCGCGTCGCCGTCCTCGGCGCGGGCGGCATCGGCTTCGACGTCGCCGAGTACCTGACCGACGGTGGCGACAAGGCGAGCGAGAACCCGCGGACGTACTTCCGCCAGTGGGGCGTGGACATGGACTACCGGGAAGCCGGCGGACTCACCGCCCCCGAGCGGCCCGCCCCGCCGCGCACCGTGCACCTGCTCCAGCGCAAGACCGCCAAGGTCGGCGCGGGCCTCGGCAAGACCACCGGCTGGATCCACCGCACCGAGCTCAAGCACCGAGGCGTGACCATGGTCCCGGGGGTGCGCTACGACCGTATCGACGACGCCGGACTGCATGTCACCGTCGGCGACACGAGCACCGTCCTGGAGGTCGACACCGTCGTCCTGTGCACGGGGCAGGAGCCGCGCCGCGACCTGTACGACGCGTTGGTCGCCGAGGGCCGCGACGTCCATCTCATCGGCGGCGCCGACGTGGCCGCCGAACTGGACGCCAAGCGGGCGATCAAGCAGGGCACCGAGCTGGCGGCGACGCTGTAG
- a CDS encoding PadR family transcriptional regulator, with translation MSLPHAILVALLEKPSSGLELTRRFDRSIGYFWSATHQQIYRELGRLEAEGHIRTLPTEQPARGQKKSYEVLPAGRAELARWSAAAQDPKPLRDVLLLRLRAAAVVGTAGIEADLRRHLDLHQRQLAEYEEIEQRDFPPGKDTPQDRLRHLVLRAGIDLETFWTRWLTHALDELADLPADQSR, from the coding sequence ATGTCACTCCCGCACGCGATCCTCGTCGCTCTGCTCGAGAAGCCGTCGTCCGGCCTCGAACTGACCCGCCGGTTCGACAGGTCGATCGGCTACTTCTGGTCGGCGACGCACCAACAGATCTACCGCGAGCTGGGAAGACTGGAGGCCGAGGGTCATATCCGCACCCTCCCCACCGAACAGCCGGCGCGCGGGCAGAAGAAGAGCTACGAGGTCCTGCCCGCGGGCCGCGCGGAACTGGCCCGCTGGAGCGCCGCCGCCCAGGATCCGAAGCCGCTGCGGGACGTGCTGCTGCTGCGGCTGCGGGCGGCGGCCGTGGTGGGCACCGCCGGCATCGAGGCCGACCTGCGCCGCCATCTCGACCTGCACCAGCGGCAGTTGGCCGAGTACGAGGAGATCGAGCAGCGCGACTTCCCGCCCGGCAAGGACACCCCGCAGGACCGGTTGAGGCACCTCGTGCTGCGGGCGGGCATCGACCTCGAGACCTTCTGGACGCGGTGGCTCACCCACGCCCTGGACGAACTCGCCGACCTGCCCGCCGATCAGAGCCGGTAG
- a CDS encoding glucose 1-dehydrogenase, translating to MNGGTDGRGVIVTGAGSGIGRATALAFAAQGDRVLVADLNEAGATAVIKEIEQAGGTAVAVTGDLSEQAVVERLTETAVERLGGVDVLVNNAGIMDRMSALADVSDAEWERVIRVNLTAPFLLTRAVLPHMLAAGKGVIVNTASEAGLRGSAAGAAYTASKHGIVGLTKNLAVMYRKQGIRANAIAPGGTVTPIAMDAEPGAHGPTAIHPHFVNMGRLAQPEEQASAIVFLASEAAAHINGTILPVDDGWSAV from the coding sequence ATGAACGGCGGTACTGACGGGCGCGGTGTCATCGTCACCGGGGCGGGTTCGGGCATCGGACGTGCCACCGCACTGGCCTTCGCCGCGCAGGGCGACCGGGTCCTGGTGGCCGACCTCAACGAAGCGGGCGCCACCGCGGTGATCAAGGAGATCGAGCAGGCGGGCGGCACCGCCGTGGCCGTGACCGGCGACCTCAGCGAGCAGGCCGTCGTCGAGCGGTTAACCGAGACGGCGGTGGAGCGCTTAGGCGGGGTGGACGTCCTGGTGAACAACGCCGGGATCATGGACCGCATGTCGGCGCTGGCGGACGTGAGCGACGCGGAGTGGGAGCGGGTCATCCGGGTCAACCTCACCGCGCCCTTCCTGCTCACGCGGGCGGTGCTGCCGCACATGCTGGCGGCCGGCAAGGGCGTCATCGTGAACACCGCCTCCGAGGCGGGCCTGCGGGGCAGCGCGGCGGGCGCCGCGTACACGGCCTCGAAGCACGGCATCGTGGGGCTGACGAAGAACCTCGCGGTGATGTACCGCAAGCAGGGCATCCGGGCGAACGCCATCGCCCCGGGCGGCACGGTGACCCCCATCGCCATGGATGCGGAACCGGGCGCGCACGGGCCGACGGCCATCCACCCGCACTTCGTCAACATGGGCCGGCTGGCCCAGCCCGAGGAGCAGGCCTCCGCCATCGTGTTCCTCGCGTCGGAGGCGGCCGCCCACATCAACGGCACGATCCTGCCGGTCGACGACGGCTGGTCGGCGGTCTGA
- a CDS encoding TetR/AcrR family transcriptional regulator, translating to MTAPRGRMGRPPLTEERKAEIRLRIARAAVDLFVAQGVVATTGEQIGQAVGVSARTVWRYFPSKESCVRPLLSAGIDLIAARLRDWLPGQPLEQLFDDEFADAHGFTGGPDRATVGALVRLTRTERGLRAVWLQTYDEAEPAFAKALAERAGLPADDLRPTIRAAMFNAALRAAVEHYAWRTDTTTGDAATAEAELVATLCSALAVAAEGLT from the coding sequence ATGACCGCACCTCGCGGACGCATGGGACGACCACCCCTCACCGAGGAACGCAAGGCCGAGATCCGGCTGCGGATCGCCCGGGCCGCGGTGGACCTGTTCGTCGCCCAGGGCGTCGTGGCGACCACCGGCGAACAGATCGGACAGGCGGTCGGCGTCTCCGCGCGGACCGTGTGGCGGTACTTCCCGAGCAAGGAGAGCTGCGTACGGCCGCTGCTCTCGGCGGGGATCGACCTGATCGCCGCCCGTCTGCGCGACTGGCTCCCCGGGCAGCCCCTGGAGCAGCTTTTCGACGACGAGTTCGCCGACGCCCATGGCTTCACCGGCGGCCCGGACCGCGCCACCGTCGGAGCCCTGGTCCGGCTCACCCGCACCGAACGCGGACTGCGCGCCGTATGGCTCCAGACATACGACGAGGCCGAACCGGCGTTCGCCAAAGCCCTGGCCGAGCGGGCCGGGCTGCCCGCCGACGACCTGCGGCCGACGATCCGGGCGGCGATGTTCAACGCGGCGCTGCGCGCGGCCGTCGAGCACTACGCGTGGCGCACCGACACGACGACGGGGGACGCCGCGACGGCGGAGGCCGAGCTGGTGGCAACCCTGTGCTCGGCGCTCGCCGTCGCGGCGGAAGGACTCACGTAG
- a CDS encoding PTS fructose transporter subunit IIA: MSDAKPVGIVLVSHSAEVAASVARLAKDLAGGGTDVPVAPAGGTEGGGLGTSAELIAAAAASVDRGAGVAVLTDLGSSVLTVKALLAEGDELPDGTRLVDAPFVEGAVAAVVTAATGADVAAVEAAAAEAYTYRKV, translated from the coding sequence GTGAGTGACGCGAAGCCGGTCGGGATCGTGCTGGTGTCGCACAGCGCGGAAGTCGCCGCGTCGGTGGCCCGGTTGGCGAAGGACCTCGCGGGCGGCGGCACCGACGTACCCGTCGCTCCTGCGGGCGGCACCGAGGGGGGCGGCCTCGGGACCAGCGCGGAGCTGATCGCCGCGGCGGCCGCCTCCGTCGACCGGGGCGCCGGAGTCGCCGTCCTCACCGACCTCGGCAGCTCGGTGCTCACCGTGAAGGCCCTGCTCGCGGAAGGTGACGAACTCCCGGACGGCACACGGCTGGTGGACGCCCCCTTCGTCGAGGGCGCGGTGGCCGCGGTCGTCACGGCGGCCACCGGAGCCGACGTCGCGGCGGTGGAGGCGGCGGCCGCCGAGGCGTACACCTACCGGAAGGTCTGA
- the dhaL gene encoding dihydroxyacetone kinase subunit DhaL, whose product MLDADFFRRWMTATAASVEREAERLTALDSPIGDADHGSNLRRGFTAVTATLGKEAPGTPGGVLTLAGRQLISTVGGASGPLYGTLLRRTGKALGDAAEVSEEQFAQALRAGVDAVMTLGGAAPGDKTMIDALVPAVDALADGFAAARAAAEAGAEATTPLQARKGRASYLGERSIGHQDPGATSASLLIAGLVEVAEATGE is encoded by the coding sequence GTGCTCGACGCCGACTTCTTCCGCCGTTGGATGACGGCGACCGCCGCGTCCGTCGAACGTGAGGCGGAACGGCTCACCGCCCTCGACTCTCCCATCGGGGACGCCGACCACGGCAGCAATCTGCGGCGCGGGTTCACCGCCGTGACCGCGACGCTGGGCAAGGAGGCACCCGGCACGCCCGGTGGGGTGCTCACCCTCGCCGGACGTCAGCTCATCTCGACGGTGGGCGGGGCCTCAGGGCCGCTGTACGGGACCCTGCTGCGCCGCACCGGCAAGGCCCTCGGGGACGCCGCCGAGGTCAGTGAGGAACAGTTCGCCCAGGCGCTGCGCGCCGGGGTGGACGCGGTCATGACGCTCGGTGGTGCCGCGCCCGGCGACAAGACCATGATCGACGCGCTGGTGCCTGCCGTCGACGCGCTCGCCGACGGTTTCGCCGCGGCCCGGGCGGCCGCCGAGGCGGGCGCCGAGGCAACCACCCCGTTGCAGGCCCGCAAGGGCAGGGCGAGCTATCTCGGGGAACGCAGCATCGGGCATCAGGACCCCGGCGCCACCTCGGCGTCGCTGCTGATCGCCGGACTCGTCGAGGTGGCGGAGGCGACCGGTGAGTGA
- the dhaK gene encoding dihydroxyacetone kinase subunit DhaK, with protein sequence MKMLMNVPETVVADALRGMAAAHPELTVDVENRVIVRRDAPVAGKVGLVSGGGSGHEPLHGGFVGPGMLSAACPGEVFTSPVPDQMVRAAAAVDSGAGVLFIVKNYTGDVLNFDMAAELAEDEGIQVAKVLVNDDVAVTDSLYTAGRRGTGATLFVEKIAGAAADEGQPLERVEAVARQVNENSRSFGVALSACTTPAKGSPTFDLPAGELELGIGIHGEPGRERRSMMTSREIADFSVGAILDDINPRDPVLVLVNGLGATPLLELYGFNAEVQRVLTERGVAVARTLVGNYVTSLDMSGASVTLCQIDEELLRLWDAPVKTPGLRWGI encoded by the coding sequence ATGAAAATGCTCATGAACGTTCCCGAGACCGTGGTCGCCGACGCGCTGCGCGGTATGGCGGCGGCCCATCCCGAGTTGACCGTCGACGTCGAGAACCGGGTGATCGTACGGCGGGACGCTCCCGTGGCCGGGAAGGTCGGACTGGTCTCCGGTGGCGGGTCGGGGCACGAGCCGCTGCACGGCGGGTTCGTGGGGCCCGGCATGCTCTCGGCGGCCTGCCCGGGCGAGGTGTTCACGTCGCCGGTGCCGGACCAGATGGTGCGGGCAGCGGCCGCCGTGGACAGCGGGGCCGGGGTGCTGTTCATCGTGAAGAACTACACGGGTGACGTGCTCAACTTCGACATGGCGGCCGAACTCGCCGAGGACGAGGGCATCCAGGTCGCCAAGGTGCTCGTCAACGACGACGTGGCGGTGACGGACAGTCTGTACACGGCCGGGCGGCGCGGCACGGGCGCGACGCTGTTCGTGGAGAAGATCGCCGGGGCCGCCGCGGACGAGGGGCAGCCGCTGGAGCGGGTGGAGGCGGTGGCCCGACAGGTGAACGAGAACTCCCGCAGCTTCGGTGTCGCGCTCAGCGCCTGCACCACGCCCGCCAAGGGCAGCCCCACCTTCGACCTGCCGGCCGGTGAACTGGAGCTGGGCATCGGCATCCACGGCGAGCCGGGCAGGGAGCGGCGGTCCATGATGACCTCTCGGGAGATCGCCGACTTCTCGGTCGGCGCGATCCTGGACGACATCAACCCGCGCGATCCCGTGCTCGTCCTCGTCAACGGCCTGGGGGCGACGCCGCTGCTGGAGCTGTACGGCTTCAACGCCGAGGTGCAGCGGGTGCTCACGGAGCGCGGGGTCGCCGTCGCCCGCACCCTCGTCGGCAACTACGTCACCTCGCTCGACATGTCCGGCGCCTCGGTCACCCTGTGCCAGATCGACGAGGAACTGCTCAGGCTCTGGGACGCGCCGGTGAAGACCCCGGGACTGCGCTGGGGCATCTGA
- a CDS encoding MFS transporter: MPLPLYLLALAVFAMGTSEFMLAGLLPDIASDLDVTVGTAGLLTSAFAVGMIVGAPLMAGLARNWPGRPSLLGFVLVFSAAHAVAAATSSFPVLVATRVAAALANAGFLAVALTTAATLVSPDRKGRALAVLLSGTTVATIAGVPGGSLLGTLLGWRATFWAVVALCLPAAIGILKGIPARRTREDETDGPALRSELAQLQSPRLVLVMLLGALVNAATFASFTFLAPVVTDSAGLGELWVSVVLVLFGAGSFVGVTVAGRLSDQRPALVIAVGGPLLLIGWPALAVLAEEPSALLVLVFLQGALSFALGSTLITRVLYEAAQAPTMAGSYATAALNVGAAVGPFIAATTLSTAAGTLGPLWASGLLVAIALLIAFPLRGVIAAGRSSEALR, from the coding sequence ATGCCTCTCCCGCTGTACCTCCTCGCCTTGGCGGTCTTCGCCATGGGCACCTCGGAGTTCATGCTCGCCGGCCTCCTGCCGGACATCGCCTCGGACCTCGACGTCACCGTCGGGACAGCAGGCCTGCTCACCTCGGCCTTCGCGGTCGGAATGATCGTCGGAGCCCCGCTCATGGCCGGGCTCGCCCGCAACTGGCCCGGTCGGCCCAGCCTGCTCGGGTTCGTCCTCGTGTTCTCGGCAGCCCACGCCGTGGCCGCTGCCACCTCCAGTTTCCCCGTGCTGGTCGCGACGCGGGTCGCCGCGGCGCTCGCGAACGCGGGGTTCCTCGCCGTGGCTCTGACGACCGCTGCCACGCTGGTCTCTCCCGACCGGAAGGGACGTGCGCTCGCCGTCCTGCTGTCCGGCACCACGGTCGCCACGATCGCCGGCGTCCCAGGGGGTTCGCTGCTTGGCACGCTGCTCGGCTGGCGGGCCACTTTCTGGGCTGTCGTCGCTCTGTGCCTGCCCGCTGCCATCGGCATCCTCAAGGGCATTCCAGCGCGCCGTACGCGGGAGGACGAGACCGACGGGCCGGCCCTGCGATCGGAACTCGCACAGCTCCAGAGTCCGCGGCTGGTCCTGGTCATGCTGCTGGGCGCGCTGGTCAACGCGGCCACCTTCGCGAGCTTCACCTTCCTCGCCCCCGTCGTGACCGACAGCGCCGGGCTCGGCGAGCTGTGGGTCTCCGTCGTCCTGGTGCTCTTCGGTGCCGGCTCCTTCGTCGGCGTCACCGTCGCCGGACGGCTGTCCGACCAGCGCCCCGCCCTGGTCATCGCCGTCGGCGGCCCGCTCCTGCTCATCGGCTGGCCGGCCCTGGCCGTGCTCGCGGAAGAGCCGTCCGCCCTGCTCGTCCTGGTGTTCCTCCAGGGCGCGCTGTCGTTCGCGCTCGGCAGCACGCTGATCACACGGGTCCTGTACGAGGCGGCACAAGCCCCCACCATGGCGGGCTCCTATGCGACCGCGGCACTCAACGTCGGTGCCGCCGTCGGGCCCTTCATCGCCGCGACCACTCTCAGCACCGCAGCCGGAACCCTCGGCCCGCTCTGGGCGAGCGGCCTCCTCGTCGCGATCGCGCTGCTCATCGCGTTCCCTTTGCGCGGAGTGATAGCGGCCGGCCGGAGCAGCGAGGCGCTCCGGTGA